Proteins co-encoded in one Symmachiella macrocystis genomic window:
- a CDS encoding DUF1501 domain-containing protein — protein sequence MLKHDLAANQPGLLQNRRQFFSRTSAGIGGMALAQLLGGGDSAMAGDTGGVLPSTHFPATAKRVIYLFMSGGPSQLDLFDYKPVLNEQNGQELPDSIRGGQRLTGMSANQATLPLAGSAFKFKQHGKSGAWLSDLLPHMAKIADDLCFIKSMHTEAINHDPAITFFQTGSQIAGRPSMGAWLSYGLGSDNENLPTFTVLVTKDKGGQPLYARLWGNGFLESVHQGVQFRAGADPVLYLGNPDGISAAGRRRMLDKLAELHRLEYEKNLDPAVNARIAQYEMAYRMQTSVPEVTDLSSEPQHIFDLYGPDSKKPGTFAANCLLARRLAERNVRFIQLYHQGWDQHGGLPGAIKNQCRDTDQAAAALVTDLKQRGMLDDTLVLWGGEFGRTNYSQGKLTADNYGRDHHPRCFTAWAAGGGIKPGISYGSTDEYGYNVAENGVHVHDFQATILHLLGIDHLRLTYKHQGRRYRLTDVHGEVVEPILA from the coding sequence ATGCTCAAGCACGATCTCGCTGCCAATCAACCGGGCCTACTGCAAAACCGTCGGCAGTTCTTTTCGCGTACCAGCGCCGGCATCGGCGGGATGGCGTTGGCTCAATTGTTGGGGGGTGGCGACTCCGCGATGGCGGGGGATACGGGCGGTGTGCTGCCGTCGACGCATTTTCCCGCCACGGCCAAACGGGTGATTTATCTGTTTATGAGTGGCGGGCCGTCGCAGTTGGATTTGTTCGATTACAAACCGGTGCTCAATGAACAAAACGGGCAGGAATTGCCGGATTCGATTCGCGGCGGACAACGCCTGACCGGCATGTCGGCCAATCAAGCAACGTTGCCGCTGGCCGGATCGGCCTTCAAATTCAAGCAACATGGGAAATCCGGCGCCTGGTTGAGCGATTTGCTGCCGCACATGGCGAAGATCGCTGATGATTTATGTTTCATTAAATCGATGCACACCGAGGCGATTAACCACGACCCGGCAATCACGTTTTTCCAAACCGGTTCGCAGATTGCCGGCCGTCCTTCGATGGGGGCTTGGCTGAGTTATGGATTGGGTAGCGACAACGAAAATCTGCCGACTTTCACGGTCCTAGTGACCAAAGACAAAGGGGGCCAACCGCTCTACGCGCGGCTGTGGGGCAACGGGTTTTTGGAGTCGGTCCATCAAGGCGTGCAATTCCGCGCGGGCGCTGATCCGGTGTTGTATCTGGGAAATCCGGACGGTATCTCCGCCGCTGGACGTCGCCGCATGTTGGACAAATTGGCCGAGCTACATCGATTGGAATACGAAAAAAATCTCGACCCGGCCGTGAATGCTCGCATCGCGCAGTATGAAATGGCGTACCGCATGCAAACTTCGGTGCCGGAAGTAACCGACCTCTCCAGCGAGCCACAGCACATTTTCGATCTGTACGGACCCGACTCGAAAAAGCCGGGCACCTTTGCCGCCAACTGTCTACTCGCCAGGCGATTGGCGGAGCGGAATGTGCGGTTTATACAACTGTATCATCAAGGCTGGGACCAACATGGCGGGCTGCCCGGTGCGATCAAGAATCAATGCCGCGACACCGATCAAGCCGCGGCCGCCCTGGTGACCGATCTCAAACAGCGGGGCATGCTCGACGACACGCTCGTCTTATGGGGTGGCGAATTCGGCCGTACGAACTACAGCCAAGGCAAATTGACCGCCGACAACTACGGCCGCGACCACCACCCCCGTTGCTTCACCGCCTGGGCGGCCGGCGGCGGCATCAAACCGGGCATCAGCTACGGATCGACCGACGAATACGGCTACAACGTCGCCGAAAACGGCGTCCACGTCCACGACTTCCAAGCGACCATTCTGCACCTGCTGGGCATTGATCATTTGCGGCTAACGTACAAACATCAAGGGCGGCGGTATCGGTTGACGGATGTGCATGGGGAGGTGGTGGAGCCGATTTTGGCGTGA